In Paenibacillus sonchi, a single genomic region encodes these proteins:
- a CDS encoding acyltransferase family protein → MQASDTTSVTTAAESVSAASRTPRLKVIDMVRGITILLVVVGHAGLTPVVLNDMFRDFRLPLFFIVSGYLFSASKYFDNFTALLRTRILTLVVPYLSAAFLCYLLWLILRTLEPTHNSGIAWYEPMQAIALGTYSGGLLLNIPIWFLTCLFVTQIIFCLSMRYLSGRPLLLQLAAMTGLSLSGYALSTVVFLPWNIDVALVAQLFVFIGYQLKQRQLLRKIRVFNLGTLVCIALFLTAAYFNSYVDMNNREYGNLFLFYTAGIAGSLLAIKMTQLLSTSRFFAATLTYIGQESLAILIFHYGIFILLLNFVERYVFDSYLGWFPTTVIAVAGSLLLSMAVKRVPGLGFVLGRTRKKVAPRRSYMERAAS, encoded by the coding sequence ATGCAAGCTTCGGATACGACTTCAGTGACAACTGCAGCGGAATCAGTTTCCGCTGCCTCCAGGACCCCGCGGCTCAAAGTAATCGACATGGTAAGAGGCATTACCATTCTGCTCGTCGTTGTGGGACATGCCGGTCTGACCCCGGTCGTCCTGAACGATATGTTCAGAGATTTCCGGCTCCCGCTGTTCTTTATCGTCTCCGGTTATCTGTTCAGTGCCTCCAAATATTTTGACAATTTCACCGCACTGCTTCGTACCCGTATCCTCACCCTCGTGGTTCCCTATCTTTCTGCCGCTTTCCTCTGCTACCTGCTCTGGCTCATTCTCCGCACCCTTGAACCCACTCACAATTCCGGTATTGCCTGGTATGAACCTATGCAGGCTATTGCGCTCGGCACCTATTCCGGGGGGCTGCTCCTGAATATTCCCATCTGGTTTCTGACCTGCCTATTCGTGACCCAGATCATCTTTTGCCTCAGCATGCGTTATCTGAGCGGACGCCCGCTGCTGCTGCAGCTTGCTGCCATGACCGGCCTAAGCCTGTCCGGTTATGCGCTGAGCACCGTAGTCTTCCTCCCCTGGAACATCGACGTCGCGCTCGTCGCCCAACTTTTCGTGTTCATCGGCTACCAGCTCAAGCAGCGCCAACTGCTCCGTAAGATCCGCGTCTTCAACCTGGGCACCCTGGTATGCATAGCGCTTTTCCTCACAGCCGCCTACTTCAACAGCTATGTCGACATGAACAACAGAGAATACGGCAACCTGTTCCTCTTCTACACCGCCGGAATCGCCGGAAGCCTGCTCGCCATCAAAATGACCCAGCTTCTCTCCACATCCAGATTCTTCGCCGCCACCCTCACCTACATCGGCCAAGAATCACTCGCCATCCTCATCTTCCACTACGGCATCTTCATCCTCCTGCTGAACTTCGTGGAACGCTACGTCTTCGACAGCTACCTGGGCTGGTTCCCGACCACAGTCATTGCGGTCGCAGGGTCGCTGCTGCTGAGTATGGCGGTGAAGCGGGTGCCGGGACTCGGTTTTGTGCTGGGGAGGACAAGAAAGAAAGTTGCGCCTCGAAGGAGCTATATGGAGAGGGCCGCTTCCTAG
- the fliB gene encoding flagellin lysine-N-methylase, protein MQKEYLTPQYIRQFQCTGAACEDTCCSLWEITIDRSTYEKYKQIPDASLHEEINKNLVRNKKSIESYASFKMNQKTGNCSMLCDGLCTIQAKVGETFLSQTCSTYPRILNEADEIEVSALLSCPEIARLVLLSEDAMSFTRTNELHTPNLRISQLGRANNKKKQCIQNLRDIMLEVLSDRQFSFQHRLIIIGVLLDNTDELLRSGAYDNVLSFVDEFRGELVTNEELRNYDVFPSNDQIQFQVLNNTLMAHLSEFLWNARYNECKNEYLKGIQSNGSSLSESLHTYRSVREEIYEPYLREKEFIFENYAINHVYQNFMTDIYAGGSLFDFFVKLVADYSFIRLHLIGMAAYRQELNDDMVVKLIQSYTKNYKFSNKFLNAILKDIKDQGYYTLGGMSLLIK, encoded by the coding sequence ATGCAGAAGGAGTATCTGACTCCTCAATATATACGGCAATTCCAATGTACGGGGGCTGCTTGCGAAGACACTTGCTGCTCTTTATGGGAAATAACCATAGACCGATCAACCTATGAAAAATACAAGCAGATTCCTGATGCGAGCCTTCACGAAGAGATTAACAAGAATCTTGTGCGTAATAAAAAAAGCATTGAGTCATACGCTTCTTTTAAAATGAACCAAAAAACCGGCAACTGTTCTATGCTCTGTGACGGCCTCTGCACGATTCAAGCCAAGGTAGGAGAAACATTCCTCTCACAGACCTGCTCGACCTACCCGCGAATTCTGAATGAGGCCGATGAGATTGAAGTGTCTGCACTCTTGTCCTGTCCAGAGATCGCCCGCTTGGTGCTTCTCTCTGAAGACGCCATGAGCTTTACCCGAACTAATGAACTGCATACACCGAATCTGCGTATTAGTCAACTAGGCAGAGCCAACAACAAGAAAAAGCAATGTATTCAGAACTTGCGGGATATCATGCTGGAGGTTTTAAGTGATCGCCAGTTCTCTTTTCAGCACCGATTAATTATAATTGGAGTACTATTGGATAATACTGACGAGCTGCTGCGTTCGGGGGCATATGATAATGTTCTCTCTTTCGTGGATGAATTCAGAGGTGAGCTGGTTACTAACGAGGAGCTGCGCAACTATGACGTATTTCCCTCAAATGATCAGATCCAATTCCAGGTTCTGAACAATACCCTAATGGCGCACCTAAGTGAGTTTTTATGGAATGCCCGCTACAATGAATGCAAGAATGAATACCTCAAAGGCATACAGAGCAACGGGAGCAGCTTGAGTGAATCGTTACATACTTACCGCAGTGTACGCGAAGAAATCTATGAACCCTACCTCCGGGAGAAGGAGTTCATTTTTGAGAACTATGCGATTAATCATGTGTACCAGAATTTCATGACCGATATCTATGCAGGCGGCAGCCTGTTCGACTTCTTCGTGAAACTCGTTGCAGATTATTCCTTCATTCGCCTTCACCTCATTGGAATGGCAGCGTACAGACAAGAGCTAAATGACGATATGGTCGTCAAGCTTATTCAGTCGTATACGAAAAACTACAAGTTCTCCAACAAATTCCTCAACGCAATATTGAAAGATATAAAAGATCAGGGATATTACACCCTCGGGGGAATGTCCTTATTGATAAAGTAG
- a CDS encoding YdcF family protein — protein sequence MKSIKVKRTGKRRKRILFLYLPVLLILTLCFFGAGRFLLFNQSPQQADVIIVLSGGGTNRIEKGIELFKNDFAPYILLSNAKEPAGTHGDMLQTTLALGIPQEDILTENEAQSTYQNAKFTLSIMENKGFSSAIIVSSDFHMRRVKFLFDHVYKNSGVELTYVGSISGYDANHWWRGKYNREVTITEYTKMIGNTFGYNGSEAKKVLEKFKSWLP from the coding sequence ATGAAGAGTATAAAGGTTAAAAGGACGGGCAAGCGTAGAAAGAGAATTCTTTTTCTGTACTTGCCTGTTCTATTGATTCTTACATTGTGCTTCTTCGGTGCAGGGCGTTTTCTTCTCTTCAATCAATCTCCACAGCAAGCAGATGTTATTATTGTTCTTAGCGGTGGAGGCACGAATAGGATTGAGAAAGGAATCGAGTTATTTAAAAATGACTTTGCTCCATATATTCTTCTCTCTAACGCTAAGGAACCTGCGGGTACCCATGGTGACATGCTTCAAACCACACTTGCATTAGGAATTCCACAAGAAGATATTTTGACGGAGAATGAGGCTCAAAGTACTTACCAAAATGCAAAATTCACTCTGTCTATTATGGAGAACAAGGGCTTTTCGTCTGCTATTATTGTTTCTTCTGACTTCCATATGAGAAGAGTGAAATTTCTTTTCGATCATGTCTATAAGAATTCCGGGGTTGAACTTACTTATGTAGGTTCTATTTCAGGCTATGATGCTAATCATTGGTGGAGGGGTAAGTACAATCGTGAGGTAACGATTACTGAATACACTAAAATGATAGGCAATACCTTCGGTTATAATGGTTCTGAGGCAAAAAAGGTGCTTGAAAAATTTAAAAGTTGGTTGCCCTAG
- the rfbB gene encoding dTDP-glucose 4,6-dehydratase: MSKQKLLITGGAGFIGGNFVHYMVDKYSDYDVVNLDLLTYAGDLTKHRQIEDKENYRFVQADIADREAIFALFEQEKFDYVVHFAAESHVDRSITDPAVFVRTNVMGTQVLLDASRKIGLTKFLHVSTDEVYGELDFDPSVFFTEETPLQPNSPYSASKASSDLLVRAYYETYGLPMNITRCSNNYGPYHFPEKLIPLTISKVLNEQKVPVYGDGKNIRDWLHVYDHCAAIDLVLHEGVSGEVYNVGGHNERTNLEVVKTIIHTLDKSEDLIKFVADRLGHDKRYAIDPTKLEKLGWKPTYTFETGIAQTIQWYTANAAWWEQILSGEYRK, encoded by the coding sequence ATGAGTAAGCAAAAATTGCTGATTACGGGCGGTGCCGGTTTTATAGGCGGGAACTTTGTCCATTACATGGTTGATAAATATTCTGATTACGATGTAGTTAACCTGGATTTGTTGACCTACGCCGGCGATCTGACCAAGCATAGACAAATCGAGGATAAAGAGAACTATCGCTTCGTACAGGCAGATATTGCGGATCGGGAGGCAATCTTTGCTCTTTTTGAACAAGAGAAATTCGATTATGTGGTGCATTTCGCTGCGGAAAGTCATGTGGACCGCTCCATTACCGATCCGGCTGTATTCGTTCGTACGAATGTTATGGGGACACAAGTGCTGCTGGATGCTTCCAGGAAAATAGGCTTAACGAAATTCCTTCATGTCTCCACGGATGAGGTTTATGGTGAACTGGATTTTGATCCGAGCGTTTTCTTCACGGAGGAAACTCCTTTGCAGCCTAACAGTCCTTACAGTGCGAGTAAGGCTTCTTCGGATCTGCTTGTTCGAGCTTATTATGAAACCTACGGCTTGCCAATGAACATTACCCGTTGCTCTAACAATTACGGCCCGTACCATTTTCCGGAGAAGCTGATTCCTCTGACGATCTCAAAAGTTCTGAACGAACAGAAGGTCCCGGTCTATGGAGATGGTAAAAATATTCGGGACTGGCTGCATGTCTATGATCACTGTGCTGCAATTGATCTCGTATTGCACGAAGGTGTAAGTGGTGAAGTATACAATGTAGGCGGCCACAATGAGCGCACCAATCTGGAAGTGGTGAAGACCATTATCCATACCCTGGATAAGTCTGAGGATTTGATTAAATTTGTTGCAGACCGATTGGGGCATGACAAGCGTTATGCTATTGATCCTACCAAACTGGAGAAATTGGGCTGGAAGCCTACGTACACGTTTGAGACTGGAATTGCGCAGACGATACAGTGGTATACGGCAAATGCAGCGTGGTGGGAGCAAATTCTTAGCGGCGAGTATCGGAAATAG
- the rfbC gene encoding dTDP-4-dehydrorhamnose 3,5-epimerase yields MKLTETALPGVVIVEPAVFGDHRGWFMETFSDAKFKEQGIDITFVQDNQSYSAVKGTLRGLHYQLNPKAQTKLVRCTRGVIYDVAVDIRKGSPTYSKWFGLELSAENKKQLLIPKGFAHGFMTLTEDVEVQYKCDELYAPECDGGILWNDPVIGVEWPIHVVPVLSGKDEKAPLLKDANFNFTYGG; encoded by the coding sequence ATGAAATTGACGGAAACAGCACTCCCTGGCGTAGTTATCGTTGAACCGGCGGTATTTGGCGACCATCGCGGATGGTTTATGGAAACATTTAGCGACGCGAAGTTTAAGGAGCAAGGAATAGATATTACTTTTGTCCAAGATAACCAATCTTATTCTGCTGTCAAAGGAACTCTTAGAGGCCTTCATTACCAATTGAATCCTAAAGCACAGACGAAGCTTGTCCGCTGTACACGTGGAGTCATCTACGATGTAGCTGTAGATATTAGAAAAGGCAGCCCTACATATAGTAAATGGTTTGGTCTTGAGTTAAGTGCAGAGAATAAGAAGCAGTTGCTTATCCCGAAGGGTTTTGCACATGGATTCATGACTCTTACTGAGGATGTTGAAGTTCAATATAAATGTGATGAGCTGTATGCTCCCGAATGTGATGGCGGTATTCTGTGGAATGACCCTGTAATAGGTGTTGAATGGCCCATACATGTGGTTCCTGTACTATCTGGCAAGGATGAGAAGGCTCCTTTGTTGAAGGATGCGAATTTCAATTTCACATATGGCGGCTAG
- the rfbA gene encoding glucose-1-phosphate thymidylyltransferase RfbA produces MKGIILAGGSGTRLYPLTMVTSKQLLPIYDKPMIYYPLSTLMLAGINDILIISTPEDTPRFESLLGDGSQFGISLQYIVQPSPDGLAQAFLLGESFIGNDSVAMILGDNIYYGNGIRKMLKRASEKKQGATVFGYHVQDPERFGVVEFNEDGKVLSVEEKPAQPKSNYAITGLYFYDNRVVEIAKNVKPSSRGELEITSINEAYLNLGELDVELLGRGFTWLDTGTHQSLVDATNFVRTIEDHQGIKIAALEEIAYINGWITKEHLLNCGQKLSKTGYGQYLIKVATGKIQY; encoded by the coding sequence TTGAAAGGCATAATCCTAGCCGGAGGCTCCGGAACCCGCCTATACCCATTAACTATGGTAACCAGCAAACAACTGTTACCTATTTACGACAAGCCCATGATCTATTACCCATTATCCACTCTAATGCTGGCTGGAATTAATGACATCCTAATTATCTCCACACCGGAAGATACGCCTAGATTCGAAAGTCTCTTGGGGGATGGGTCTCAGTTCGGTATATCCTTACAATACATAGTGCAGCCTAGTCCTGATGGTTTAGCTCAGGCTTTTCTTTTGGGTGAGTCTTTTATTGGGAATGACTCGGTGGCTATGATTCTTGGTGACAATATTTATTATGGCAACGGTATCCGCAAAATGTTGAAGCGTGCTTCGGAGAAAAAGCAGGGTGCGACTGTGTTTGGTTATCATGTGCAAGATCCGGAGCGTTTTGGGGTGGTGGAGTTTAATGAAGACGGTAAGGTGCTCAGTGTCGAAGAGAAGCCTGCACAGCCTAAATCTAATTATGCTATTACTGGTCTGTACTTCTATGATAACCGGGTAGTCGAGATTGCGAAGAATGTTAAGCCGTCTTCTCGGGGCGAACTTGAAATCACCTCAATTAATGAAGCCTATCTCAACCTAGGTGAGTTGGATGTTGAGCTGCTGGGCCGCGGGTTTACGTGGTTGGATACTGGTACTCATCAAAGTCTTGTGGATGCGACTAACTTTGTAAGAACTATCGAGGATCATCAAGGGATTAAGATTGCTGCTCTTGAAGAGATTGCCTATATTAATGGCTGGATCACCAAGGAACATTTGTTAAACTGCGGGCAGAAGCTGAGCAAAACAGGTTATGGTCAATATTTAATAAAAGTGGCTACCGGGAAGATTCAATATTAA
- a CDS encoding lipopolysaccharide biosynthesis protein, with protein sequence MGKLRNGIIVTIISKYLYIIIMFVVTMILSRVLSPKDFGIVAVLTVFTNFFLVIGDMGIGAAIIQKKDLSDRDISNIFFIMIILGLLFGIFFVGITELIVLIYNDTVYRLIGRLLTFSVVFSIWNIIPQAVLQKEKKFKLIGLITIFSTLLSGAIAIISALSNVGYFSIVYQSIFYAMLLFNINLYYSKVKFKLEFNAKPLNKIKEYSIYQMLFNLINYFARNLDSFLIGKTIGEAALGYYNMAYKLVLMPVQYLTNAVTPVLHPVLSDYQNNYSMIYKQFLKVVRVLALLGGFISIVCFSCATEIITVLYGSQWNESIVPFKIMSLSIGFQMIMSASGSIFQASGNTKYLFLSGLASSTLIISGIVFGIQKNEIVYVSIGITIAYIINFFQTFYVLIKVVLKQSLREFIVVIRWTVISAFITYIASGNFRLSGTPLFTLVFKIALIGLIYLGILLISGELKRVINILVPQKRPENMVKQ encoded by the coding sequence GTGGGAAAACTTCGAAATGGAATAATAGTAACAATTATCTCTAAGTATTTATATATCATAATTATGTTTGTAGTAACCATGATCTTATCTCGAGTGCTTAGTCCAAAAGATTTTGGAATAGTGGCAGTACTTACAGTGTTCACAAACTTTTTTCTTGTAATTGGAGACATGGGCATAGGAGCAGCAATAATTCAAAAAAAGGATTTATCTGATCGAGATATTTCCAATATTTTTTTCATAATGATAATTCTAGGTTTACTTTTTGGTATATTTTTTGTAGGGATTACTGAGCTAATTGTATTGATATATAATGATACTGTTTATCGTTTGATAGGACGCTTATTGACTTTTTCTGTTGTGTTTAGTATATGGAATATTATACCTCAAGCGGTATTGCAGAAAGAAAAGAAATTCAAATTAATAGGATTGATAACTATTTTTTCTACATTGTTAAGTGGGGCAATAGCAATAATTAGTGCATTGTCTAATGTAGGTTATTTTTCAATAGTCTATCAGTCGATTTTTTACGCAATGCTCTTATTCAATATTAATTTGTATTATAGTAAAGTTAAATTTAAGTTGGAATTTAATGCTAAACCATTGAATAAAATTAAAGAATATTCAATATATCAAATGTTATTTAACCTGATAAATTATTTTGCCAGAAATCTTGATAGCTTTCTAATTGGAAAAACTATAGGTGAAGCAGCTTTGGGTTATTATAATATGGCATATAAATTGGTATTGATGCCAGTACAGTACTTAACTAATGCAGTAACACCAGTTTTACACCCGGTGCTTTCTGATTATCAGAATAATTATAGTATGATTTATAAACAATTTCTTAAAGTTGTAAGAGTATTGGCTCTATTAGGAGGATTCATTTCGATTGTATGCTTTTCTTGTGCAACTGAAATTATTACAGTCTTGTACGGATCCCAATGGAACGAAAGTATTGTTCCCTTCAAAATTATGTCCTTGTCAATAGGCTTCCAAATGATAATGTCAGCAAGTGGTTCGATATTTCAAGCTTCAGGAAATACGAAGTATTTATTTCTTTCAGGTCTAGCATCTTCTACATTAATTATTAGTGGTATAGTTTTTGGAATTCAAAAAAATGAAATAGTTTATGTTAGTATTGGAATAACCATTGCCTATATAATAAATTTTTTTCAAACCTTCTATGTACTGATAAAAGTAGTACTAAAGCAGAGTTTAAGAGAATTCATAGTTGTGATTAGATGGACTGTGATTTCAGCATTTATTACTTATATTGCAAGCGGAAATTTCAGATTATCGGGTACCCCTTTATTTACTTTGGTTTTTAAAATTGCACTTATAGGATTGATTTACTTAGGAATACTTTTAATTTCTGGAGAGCTAAAGAGAGTAATAAATATATTAGTGCCCCAAAAAAGGCCTGAGAATATGGTGAAACAATGA
- a CDS encoding glycosyltransferase family 2 protein has protein sequence MDKVCFVVLHYKDEKATSDCINSLIDNILREDVHIIVVDNGSGDGSGEFIKKSFEAFDNIHTIINKDNIGYAKGNNIGYCYAKEELQANYIVILNNDTLIKQSFFVEKIIQLYNEKQFYIMGPDILSLSRSLHQSPLRDKPLSSKELREYLKVWDDFENKIIRNRLKYLMKGVIGKKTLLLYRKFKNSRSMNDSDFLYKYEQENVVLHGACVVFSPLYVSREKEAFFSETFLYFEEDILTYLCNKKNMKIIYSPIVQVLHYEDQSTNKVVKKEFAKELFKIKHQRHSAKVFLNLMGLSPGEKGN, from the coding sequence ATGGATAAGGTATGTTTTGTAGTATTGCATTATAAAGATGAAAAGGCCACATCAGATTGCATTAACTCATTGATCGATAATATCTTACGAGAAGATGTTCATATTATTGTTGTTGATAATGGATCGGGTGATGGTTCGGGAGAATTTATTAAAAAAAGCTTTGAGGCTTTTGATAATATCCACACTATAATTAATAAGGATAACATTGGCTACGCAAAAGGCAATAATATAGGGTATTGCTATGCCAAAGAGGAATTGCAGGCAAATTATATTGTAATACTTAATAATGATACATTGATAAAGCAATCTTTTTTTGTCGAGAAAATAATTCAATTATATAACGAAAAGCAATTTTATATTATGGGGCCAGACATTCTTTCATTAAGTAGGAGTCTTCATCAAAGCCCTTTAAGGGATAAACCGTTATCTAGTAAAGAACTGAGAGAGTATTTGAAGGTTTGGGATGACTTCGAAAATAAAATAATTAGAAATAGATTGAAGTATCTGATGAAAGGAGTAATTGGAAAAAAAACACTTCTATTATATAGGAAATTTAAGAATTCAAGAAGTATGAATGATAGTGATTTTTTGTATAAATACGAACAAGAAAATGTAGTGCTTCACGGGGCTTGTGTTGTATTTTCACCTTTGTACGTGTCTAGGGAAAAAGAGGCTTTTTTTTCGGAAACTTTTTTGTATTTTGAAGAAGATATTCTGACCTATCTTTGCAACAAAAAGAATATGAAAATAATATATTCACCTATAGTACAAGTATTGCACTATGAGGATCAATCAACTAATAAAGTTGTAAAAAAAGAGTTTGCTAAAGAACTATTTAAAATAAAACATCAACGGCATTCAGCAAAAGTTTTTTTGAATTTGATGGGATTAAGTCCTGGGGAGAAAGGTAATTGA
- a CDS encoding alpha-1,2-fucosyltransferase, translating into MSKKKKIIIRVMGGLGNQLFQYAYARYLQELYNADIYLDLRGYQNYKVREFSLNKFQLNDRVNIFSEAMVTRNDRYRYGLTRRIYHIVQFMIKKITRKNKMGTLLFHLMAKGGYFYNFDVFYYPTPKYSGKKDIFVYGYFQSPFYFEAVKEVLLNELVVKKDFLSKTQNIVEEVMSVNSVAVSIRCGEDYLNSNLNVFSERYFYEGIDYIKKRVNNIKIYIFSDDINKCKNLFSFGQEVTYIEGVSDYEGITIMSKCKHFIISNSSFSWFGAYLSNYEEKIVIAPEKWYKNKKEGEDIYFPNMIRM; encoded by the coding sequence ATGAGTAAAAAAAAGAAGATAATAATCCGAGTTATGGGTGGACTGGGAAATCAATTATTCCAATATGCGTATGCAAGATACTTACAAGAATTATACAATGCTGATATTTATTTGGATTTGAGAGGATATCAAAATTATAAAGTAAGAGAATTTTCATTAAACAAATTTCAACTGAATGATAGAGTCAATATTTTTAGTGAGGCAATGGTCACTCGTAATGATAGATATAGGTATGGGTTAACTAGGAGAATTTATCATATTGTACAGTTTATGATCAAAAAAATTACACGGAAAAATAAAATGGGAACTCTACTATTTCATTTGATGGCGAAGGGGGGGTATTTCTATAATTTTGATGTTTTTTATTACCCAACTCCAAAGTATTCGGGTAAAAAAGATATATTTGTATATGGCTATTTTCAAAGCCCCTTCTATTTTGAAGCAGTTAAAGAGGTACTGCTAAACGAATTGGTGGTTAAAAAAGATTTCCTGTCTAAAACTCAAAATATCGTTGAGGAAGTAATGTCAGTTAACAGTGTTGCAGTCAGTATTAGATGTGGTGAAGACTATTTAAATAGTAATTTGAATGTTTTTTCTGAGAGGTACTTTTACGAGGGAATAGATTACATAAAAAAACGGGTGAATAATATTAAAATTTATATTTTTAGTGATGATATTAATAAATGTAAAAATCTTTTTTCATTTGGTCAGGAAGTAACGTATATTGAAGGTGTGTCTGACTATGAAGGAATAACTATTATGAGTAAATGTAAACATTTTATTATTTCTAACAGCTCATTTTCTTGGTTTGGTGCTTATTTATCAAATTATGAAGAAAAAATAGTTATTGCACCAGAGAAATGGTATAAAAACAAAAAAGAGGGAGAAGATATTTATTTTCCTAATATGATAAGAATGTAG
- a CDS encoding glycosyltransferase, giving the protein MELCLGVVLYYPSQENINNILLYSKFISKIYIYDNTEEPDSKIAEAFSNEKFYHYMPQKSNMGMAKALNDLCNNAIKDGFDYIITMDQDSVFENSSLNILMEFISNNDLTDVGIVAPKIIFLNWKSNKSKTNSMASLGTNLSNNVKWVITSGSAINLKSYSYTSGFDENYFIDRLDYDYCMQLNSLGLKIVVLNNSYLNQSLGEGTRNLFGFQYSEHNALRNYYIFRNRLYYSDKYLKGLRRFSFRFLGSLKQIIFIIFFDKNKGPKIKIINKAYQDYTQGRMNKYNSIR; this is encoded by the coding sequence ATGGAGCTATGTTTGGGAGTGGTTTTGTATTATCCCAGCCAAGAAAATATAAACAATATACTATTGTATTCAAAGTTTATTAGCAAAATATATATATATGATAATACAGAGGAGCCAGATTCAAAAATTGCGGAGGCATTTTCAAATGAAAAATTCTATCATTATATGCCTCAGAAAAGCAATATGGGAATGGCAAAAGCATTAAACGATTTATGCAATAACGCAATTAAAGATGGATTTGATTATATCATCACCATGGATCAAGACAGTGTTTTTGAAAATTCGAGTTTAAATATTTTAATGGAATTTATTTCGAATAATGATTTAACGGATGTTGGAATTGTAGCGCCCAAGATAATATTCTTAAATTGGAAATCTAACAAATCAAAAACAAATTCCATGGCAAGTTTAGGCACTAACTTGTCTAATAACGTTAAATGGGTTATTACCTCAGGTAGCGCAATTAATCTTAAATCATACTCTTATACTTCAGGGTTTGATGAAAACTACTTTATTGACAGATTAGATTATGATTACTGCATGCAGTTGAACTCATTAGGCTTAAAGATAGTTGTTTTGAATAATTCCTACTTGAATCAAAGTTTAGGGGAAGGTACTAGAAATCTATTTGGGTTTCAATATTCGGAACATAATGCATTGAGGAACTATTATATTTTCAGAAATAGACTTTATTACTCAGATAAATATCTAAAAGGATTAAGAAGGTTTTCTTTTAGGTTCCTGGGAAGCTTAAAACAGATTATTTTTATTATATTTTTTGATAAAAATAAAGGTCCAAAAATCAAAATTATAAATAAAGCATATCAGGATTATACACAGGGAAGAATGAATAAGTATAATTCAATTAGGTGA